One window of Acropora palmata chromosome 1, jaAcrPala1.3, whole genome shotgun sequence genomic DNA carries:
- the LOC141882247 gene encoding uncharacterized protein LOC141882247, protein MAFNVSNNEFARTPSTREASRKRQKSQFDKQREEEVIRNAHERGFLRPLTSDSIWERVGEKCHLEDISYLNVTRICLHTVKTIDLCTRLRICVLHSNYISTFDSLFYCRELVFLDLHRNQISKLPGHKFWASLTNLKAVFLHDNSISELGNVHYMAASPSISILTLYDTPLSLRPNYRHHVVNSLWSLKSLDNYVISDEEIIEDSSFGGRFAPLQPSFYVRSFCSLTKESTYEEAAKEVNRLIAEVNKVQAKYCPVLIIQRCIRGHLARAKFKFIQDLRLWAAVSIQRYYRHYKGYTEAGTQLPPTSPAASRSSSAQTRFNYDTYLHGIKPAHSTSSGLISGKIARRPSSRNVSITVEPVGRISEEDYGRESLVTTSPVEDLETEGFPVRITTRISLNLKKLETSTSDIIRAQEEAVTVNRKLGLVEVKTVKSALESRESMQIRLATRDNIITKSKELKKEEQRIEEKHRKGKRRDRVGKYNTVKVFFGPVLETHTRSEREPRETEREPIKIQFRLSGFRPPMQAVDSFREMLISKREAGKEVRRAAREMERKAAQEPRKVAVKRQTVTTDQKLFIRTHGTMGLACLRAVHRAYRERERAITLSSKAIAVGQMRENREQAKERVIAFKQEYKEASLRRRARDSVRTTEMLKQRQAKEISEHERLSTARAMTTEQLRARRADVAFVADFNCQQTSISNALQRHDRISHRDEHAQEIEDVVRRERELSQDQQTLVRRYMEHRQLIRQAETTMARAELKEHLSREASQRKTAAKERVAQIKARSQETTEYYSAPVTHAPARLPPLAVVSPTLMDAWNEEDKFEWTPVSHQRSYSESHERELSPGKQRIYSVEPTCTVAL, encoded by the exons ATGGCCTTTAACGTCTCTAATAACGAATTTGCAAGGACTCCGTCCACAAGGGAAGCATCAAGAAAGAGACAAAAGTCTCAATTCGACAAACAGAGGGAAGAAGAGGTGATCCGCAATGCTCACGAGAGAGGATTTCTCCGTCCTCTAACAAGCGACAGTATCTGGGAGAGAGTTGGTGAAAAATGCCATCTTGAAGATATCAGCTACTTAAACGTGACCAGGATTTGCCTCCACACTGTGAAAACTATTGATCTGTGTACAAGGCTTCGAATATGTGTGTTACACTCCAACTATATTTCTACTTTCGATTCCTTGTTTTACTGCCGAGAGCTAGTGTTTCTGGATTTGCATCGTAATCAG ATTTCAAAACTTCCTGGTCACAAGTTCTGGGCATCACTCACCAACCTCAAGGCTGTGTTCCTTCATGATAACAGCATTTCTGAACTTGGCAATGTGCATTACATGGCTGCGTCTCCAAGCATTTCTATTTTGACACTGTATGATACTCCTCTCAGTTTGAGACCAAATTACAGACATCATGTGGTCAACAGTCTATGGTCATTAAAATCCCTTGATAATTATGTCATTTCTGACGAAGAAATCATAGAGGATTCATCTTTTGGTGGTCGTTTTGCTCCACTGCAACCAAGTTTTTATGTCAGGTCATTTTGTTCCCTCACCAAG GAAAGTACTTACGAAGAAGCTGCAAAGGAAGTCAACAGGTTGATTGCTGAAGTGAATAAAGTTCAGGCAAAATATTGTCCAGTTCTGATCATTCAGCGCTGTATCAGAGGTCACTTGGCAagggcaaaattcaaatttattcaAGACTTGAGACTATG GGCCGCAGTTTCTATCCAGCGTTACTACCGCCACTACAAAGGTTACACTGAGGCGGGTACCCAGCTACCACCTACGTCACCAGCCGCCAGTCGATCCTCCTCAGCCCAGACTCGTTTTAATTATGACACTTATTTGCATGGTATAAAACCAGCCCATTCCACCAGCTCGGGATTGATAAGTGGAAAAATAGCGAGAAGACCAAGCAGTCGCAACGTTTCCATTACTGTCGAGCCAGTTGGTCGCATCAGTGAAGAAGATTATGGAAGGGAGAGTCTGGTCACAACATCACCAGTAGAAGATTTAGAGACTGAAGGCTTTCCTGTACGAATCACCACTAGAATTAGCCTCAACCTAAAGAAGCTGGAAACGAGTACATCAGACATCATTAGAGCACAAGAGGAGGCCGTGACTGTTAATAGAAAACTCGGGTTAGTGGAGGTTAAGACTGTGAAAAGCGCGCTTGAAAGCCGCGAGTCGATGCAGATTAGACTAGCTACGCGAGATAACATCATTACCAAGTCCAAGGaactgaaaaaagaagaacagaGGATTGAGGAGAAGCACAGAAAAGGTAAGAGAAGAGATCGCGTCGGAAAGTATAACACTGTGAAAGTATTTTTTGGCCCGGTTTTGGAGACACATACTCGCAGTGAACGTGAACCGAGAGAAACCGAGCGCGAGCCGATTAAGATCCAATTTCGGTTATCGGGATTTCGTCCTCCGATGCAAGCAGTGGATTCGTTTCGCGAAATGCTGATTTCTAAGCGAGAGGCAGGGAAAGAGGTGCGGAGAGCAGCGAGAGAGATGGAAAGGAAGGCTGCACAGGAACCGAGGAAAGTTGCCGTGAAACGTCAAACAGTTACCACagatcaaaaattatttattcgGACCCACGGCACCATGGGATTGGCATGTCTGCGGGCCGTTCATCGTGCATATCGGGAAAGAGAACGCGCAATTACTTTGTCCTCCAAAGCCATTGCTGTTGGGCAAATGAGAGAAAACAGGGAACAAGCAAAAGAACGAGTCATAGCATTCAAACAGGAATACAAAGAAGCGTCTCTCAGGAGAAGAGCACGTGATAGCGTGCGAACGACTGAGATGCTTAAACAGCGACAAGCTAAGGAAATTAGTGAACATGAACGCCTATCGACAGCTAGAGCTATGACAACCGAACAGCTCCGAGCCCGGCGAGCTGACGTAGCGTTTGTAGCAGACTTCAACTGTCAGCAAACGTCTATCTCAAACGCACTGCAGCGCCATGACCGTATATCGCATAGAGACGAGCATGCGCAGGAGATCGAAGACGTTGTGCGTAGGGAGAGAGAACTGTCCCAAGATCAACAAACCTTGGTACGCCGATATATGGAGCACAGGCAACTCATACGTCAGGCGGAAACAACTATGGCTCGCGCTGAGCTCAAGGAGCATCTGTCTCGCGAAGCAAGTCAGCGAAAGACAGCGGCAAAAGAACGCGTGGCGCAAATAAAAGCGCGAAGTCAAGAGACCACAGAGTACTACTCGGCGCCCGTGACGCATGCACCTGCTAGGCTTCCACCGCTGGCTGTTGTGTCACCAACGCTGATGGACGCGTGGAATGAAGAGGATAAATTTGAGTGGACGCCTGTGAGTCATCAGCGCTCTTATTCTGAGTCTCACGAGAGAGAGTTGTCCCCTGGGAAGCAACGTATATACTCAGTGGAACCAACATGTACTGTCGCATTATAA
- the LOC141884891 gene encoding uncharacterized protein LOC141884891 yields the protein MSELISTAPLYRKARVHLTKIGNILCTGKGCIGCDRKAKILMDQPDLLEILGEVDVVDFDKQEPRFLSSYDVFPQRGPKNLGRHGNSSSLTRIVGRNNKNKTGKIREGRKIVTKPKETTLAVKTESTILNKGTPDSVVTNKSKRALKLQQTGSLKVNEKLNLRTKVSKKKTVSFSAPLTVERTFTPQPGAKRQEKAPENNLSSYFASAKQSFHHSIPRTYAASAEGNTNFLKMLQTSDVGIYDIDSMKTEKSSKWVKEALNSGAREEDIFPHILKKTQKANNKKDPGNERRKERRERPEDDESIREKVRALSRKSAKDCFDDRDRDSSSVLVFEHSYAARVKEKDDSLHKLGFKAQQSLRTRSFPLVSILEIAESLDDLVQFGVVKFIHSDFENRWYIFVSGRAIRDFLIQSGITLRGRKFELIDCIGQQS from the coding sequence ATGAGCGAGCTTATATCCACAGCTCCTTTATATAGGAAGGCCCGAGTTCATCTCACCAAGATTGGCAATATTCTTTGTACCGGCAAAGGCTGCATTGGCTGTGACAGGAAAGCTAAGATTCTTATGGATCAACCGGATTTATTGGAAATTCTCGGGGAAGTCGACGTGGTAGATTTCGACAAACAAGAACCAAGGTTTCTTTCAAGCTACGATGTATTTCCCCAACGAGGACCGAAAAATCTTGGTCGTCATGGCAACAGCTCTTCTCTGACAAGAATTGTCggaagaaataataaaaacaagacAGGGAAAATTAGAGAGGGACGAAAAATTGTCACTAAGCCAAAAGAGACAACGCTTGCAGTCAAAACTGAGTCCACAATCCTAAATAAAGGTACACCAGATTCGGTTGTGACAAATAAAAGCAAGAGAGCATTGAAACTGCAACAGACAGGAAGTTTAAAGGTAAACGAGAAACTTAATCTCAGAACTAAAGTCTCGAAGAAGAAAACCGTTTCATTTTCAGCACCACTTACGGTGGAAAGAACTTTCACACCTCAACCTGGAGctaaaagacaagaaaaagccCCAGAAAATAATTTGTCTTCGTACTTCGCTAGtgcaaaacaaagttttcatCATTCAATACCGAGAACATATGCAGCAAGTGCCGAAGGGAACACCAACTTCTTAAAAATGCTTCAAACGAGCGACGTAGGAATATACGATATAGACTCtatgaaaactgaaaagtCTTCGAAATGGGTTAAGGAAGCGTTGAATTCCGGCGCTAGAGAAGAAGATATCTTCCCgcacattttgaaaaagacaCAAAAAGCCAATAACAAAAAAGATCCTGGCAATGAACGtcgaaaagaaagaagagaacgTCCGGAGGATGATGAAAGTATACGCGAGAAGGTGAGAGCGTTGTCAAGAAAAAGCGCCAAAGATTGCTTTGATGACAGAGACCGCGATTCTAGCTCTGTTCTCGTATTTGAACATTCGTACGCCGCAAGAGTGAAGGAAAAAGACGATAGTCTTCACAAACTTGGGTTTAAGGCTCAACAGAGCCTAAGGACAAGGAGTTTTCCTTTAGTTTCAATCCTGGAAATTGCTGAGAGTCTCGATGATCTTGTGCAGTTCGGAGTTGTAAAATTTATTCacagtgattttgaaaatcgatgGTACATTTTTGTGAGCGGTCGGGCTATTCGTgattttcttattcaaagtGGCATAACTTTACGTGGAAGAAAGTTTGAGCTGATAGATTGTATTGGGCAGCAATCATAG